One Methylomarinovum tepidoasis DNA window includes the following coding sequences:
- the queF gene encoding preQ(1) synthase — protein sequence MTAKPSKQLETFPNPNPQRDYTIRIESPEFTCLCPKTCQPDFATILIEYVPDQLCIELKSYKLYLWSYRDEGAFHEAVTNRILDDLVAACRPRWMRIEARFNVRGGIYTTVTAEYRKD from the coding sequence ATGACCGCCAAACCGAGCAAGCAGCTGGAAACCTTCCCCAACCCCAACCCGCAGCGCGACTACACCATCCGCATCGAGTCGCCGGAATTCACCTGCCTGTGCCCCAAGACCTGCCAGCCGGATTTCGCCACCATTCTGATCGAGTACGTTCCCGACCAGCTCTGCATCGAGCTCAAGTCCTACAAGCTGTATCTGTGGTCCTACCGCGACGAGGGCGCCTTCCACGAGGCTGTCACCAACCGGATTCTCGACGACCTGGTGGCCGCCTGCCGGCCGCGCTGGATGCGGATCGAAGCCAGGTTCAACGTCCGCGGCGGCATCTACACCACGGTGACGGCGGAATACCGCAAGGACTGA
- a CDS encoding helix-turn-helix transcriptional regulator, translated as MIPTIQEEDVINSLGERQQQLLNLLLENKSGMTMDELARALGVSKPAVHQHLTTLERDGYVARHALVKTGGRPSQIYVLSDRGVHLFPKHYAWFSELLLQQLLERMGSEAVEKLLYQLGREAAVPLRERLRDKEGTEKIREVVRIMRDFGYQAQVVEGKERLPEISAKNCIYHDLAKAHREVCALDLGLLDGLLEGTVAQRSCMVRGDGDCRFCLRKRPEGSTGA; from the coding sequence ATGATTCCCACGATTCAGGAGGAAGACGTGATCAACAGCCTTGGCGAACGGCAACAGCAGTTGCTGAACCTGTTGCTGGAGAACAAGTCTGGCATGACCATGGACGAACTGGCACGGGCCCTGGGGGTGTCCAAACCGGCCGTCCACCAGCACCTGACCACCCTGGAGCGGGACGGTTATGTGGCTCGCCACGCCCTGGTCAAAACCGGGGGCCGCCCCAGTCAGATCTACGTGCTCAGCGACCGAGGTGTCCACTTGTTCCCCAAGCACTACGCCTGGTTCTCGGAACTGCTGTTGCAGCAACTGCTGGAACGTATGGGCAGCGAGGCGGTGGAAAAACTGCTCTATCAGCTGGGCCGCGAAGCTGCCGTCCCGCTACGGGAGCGGCTGCGGGACAAGGAAGGGACGGAGAAAATCCGTGAGGTGGTCCGCATCATGCGCGACTTCGGCTATCAGGCCCAGGTCGTGGAAGGGAAGGAGAGACTGCCGGAAATCAGCGCTAAAAACTGCATCTATCATGATCTGGCCAAGGCCCACCGAGAAGTCTGCGCCTTGGACCTGGGGCTGCTGGACGGCCTCCTGGAAGGGACGGTGGCCCAGCGGAGCTGCATGGTCCGCGGTGATGGAGACTGCCGCTTCTGTCTCCGAAAACGGCCCGAAGGCTCCACCGGCGCCTGA
- a CDS encoding multicopper oxidase domain-containing protein gives MRLHSLLLLLLCGIALPLQAAVHRITLRAVSLPSGQLAYQMVRHQVEDRGRTEDVTGRYAAGPTIPGPTIILTEGDTAYVTLEHGIRGSDLPVSLHVHGVHYPFDSDGTTKVLNQVADHVARPGKPYTYKWIAAPGTAGTWMYHDHAFGDPKVGAEDKGLFGTLIVNPASGKVDALIDGRIQKVNLRDIKREFVLWMHETTFWGQEINHIVNRQIPLWTNPTVGAREGDLVRFHVIGIGTAFHTFHLHGHRWIEPGTTHVVDTVNIGPISRTSFVVKAGEGVGPGDWHYHCHVIQHMQSGMMGKFRVIPSNR, from the coding sequence ATGCGCTTACACAGTCTGTTGTTGCTGTTGCTTTGCGGTATCGCCCTGCCGCTGCAGGCGGCTGTCCACCGTATCACCCTGCGTGCGGTGTCCCTGCCCTCCGGACAGCTGGCCTACCAGATGGTGCGCCACCAGGTGGAGGATCGGGGCAGAACCGAGGACGTCACCGGCCGCTACGCCGCCGGGCCCACCATTCCCGGTCCGACCATCATCCTGACCGAAGGGGATACGGCCTACGTGACCCTGGAGCACGGCATCCGGGGTTCGGATCTGCCGGTAAGCCTGCACGTCCACGGGGTGCATTATCCCTTCGACAGCGACGGGACCACCAAGGTACTCAATCAGGTGGCCGACCACGTCGCCCGTCCGGGGAAACCCTACACCTACAAGTGGATCGCGGCACCGGGCACGGCCGGTACCTGGATGTACCACGACCACGCCTTCGGTGACCCCAAGGTGGGGGCCGAAGACAAGGGTCTGTTTGGCACCCTGATCGTCAATCCCGCCAGCGGCAAAGTCGATGCTTTGATCGACGGCAGGATCCAGAAGGTGAACCTCAGGGACATCAAGCGGGAATTCGTCCTGTGGATGCACGAAACCACCTTCTGGGGTCAGGAAATCAACCATATCGTCAACCGCCAGATCCCTCTGTGGACCAATCCCACCGTCGGCGCCCGTGAAGGGGATCTGGTGCGTTTCCACGTTATCGGCATCGGCACCGCCTTCCACACCTTCCATCTGCACGGCCACCGCTGGATCGAACCGGGCACCACCCACGTGGTGGACACCGTCAACATCGGTCCCATCAGCCGGACCAGCTTCGTGGTCAAGGCCGGCGAGGGCGTGGGGCCCGGTGACTGGCACTATCACTGCCACGTCATCCAGCACATGCAGAGCGGCATGATGGGCAAATTCCGGGTGATTCCGAGCAACCGTTGA
- a CDS encoding apoptosis inducing factor family protein, whose protein sequence is MAEFKVARETDLAVGRMKQVQAGTTAVLLLRLEDGFHALGALCPHYEAPLAAGALCDGRIVCPWHHACFDARSGALLEPPGLDGLPVYPVRVDDGEVWVTIPEQSQPPPPPRRDPADSRLCVVIGGGCAGAYAVEALRDHGFGGRIVWVTGPEFPPIDRPLLSKGYLSGEAPESWLPLRAPDFYTARDIEVVEAAATALAADARQVTLSDGTALAYDAAILASGAVNRRPPIPGVDLDGVFFLRSRDDGEHLRQAAESARRAVVVGAGFIGMEVAQSLRRRDIEVTVVAPETVPFERVLGPEIGAALHRLHEDHGVAFRLGRTVKAFQGAGRVERVSLDDGSELPADLVVVGVGVRPATDFVTGVSKADDGAILVDAGLRAAEGLYAAGDLACFPDWRSGAPIRVEHWRMAAQHGRLAGANVAGAGLEYRGVPYFWTRQYNRTLQYFGHAADWDEIRYDGDPAGYDFIAYFVRDGQVHAVAGMERERELAELEERMRREGLWRL, encoded by the coding sequence ATGGCCGAATTCAAAGTCGCCCGGGAAACGGATCTGGCCGTCGGCCGGATGAAACAGGTCCAGGCCGGAACCACCGCCGTGCTGTTGCTGCGGCTGGAGGACGGTTTCCATGCCCTGGGGGCGCTGTGTCCCCACTACGAGGCGCCGCTGGCGGCCGGGGCCCTGTGCGACGGCCGTATCGTCTGCCCCTGGCACCATGCCTGCTTCGATGCCCGCAGCGGGGCGCTGCTGGAACCGCCGGGTCTGGATGGCCTGCCGGTCTATCCGGTGCGGGTCGATGACGGCGAGGTCTGGGTCACGATCCCCGAGCAGAGCCAGCCACCGCCACCGCCGCGGCGTGATCCCGCCGATTCCCGCCTGTGCGTGGTGATCGGCGGTGGCTGTGCCGGGGCCTATGCGGTGGAAGCGCTGCGTGACCACGGTTTCGGCGGCCGGATCGTGTGGGTCACCGGCCCCGAGTTTCCCCCCATCGACCGTCCCCTGCTGAGCAAGGGGTATCTGAGCGGCGAGGCGCCGGAGAGCTGGCTGCCGCTGCGGGCACCGGATTTCTATACCGCCCGTGACATCGAGGTGGTCGAGGCGGCGGCAACCGCCCTGGCGGCCGATGCTCGGCAGGTGACGCTCAGCGACGGCACGGCGCTCGCTTACGATGCCGCCATTCTGGCAAGTGGCGCGGTCAACCGCCGGCCGCCGATTCCGGGCGTCGATTTGGACGGGGTCTTTTTCCTGCGCTCCCGGGATGACGGCGAACACCTGCGCCAGGCCGCCGAGTCGGCCCGCCGCGCGGTGGTGGTCGGGGCTGGCTTCATCGGCATGGAGGTGGCCCAGAGCCTGCGCCGGCGGGACATCGAGGTGACGGTGGTGGCGCCAGAGACGGTGCCCTTCGAACGGGTGCTGGGGCCGGAAATCGGCGCCGCCTTGCACCGGCTGCACGAAGATCACGGGGTGGCGTTCCGCCTCGGACGCACGGTAAAGGCTTTCCAGGGCGCCGGCCGGGTCGAGCGGGTTTCGTTGGACGACGGCAGTGAACTGCCGGCCGATCTGGTGGTGGTGGGCGTGGGGGTGCGTCCGGCGACGGATTTCGTCACCGGCGTCAGCAAGGCCGACGACGGCGCGATCCTGGTGGATGCGGGCCTGCGGGCGGCGGAAGGACTGTACGCGGCCGGCGATCTGGCCTGCTTCCCCGACTGGCGCAGCGGCGCGCCGATCCGGGTCGAGCACTGGCGCATGGCCGCCCAGCACGGCCGCCTCGCCGGTGCCAACGTGGCCGGCGCCGGCCTGGAATACCGTGGTGTGCCGTATTTCTGGACCCGCCAGTACAACCGCACTCTGCAGTATTTCGGCCACGCGGCGGACTGGGACGAGATCCGCTACGACGGCGATCCGGCCGGATACGATTTCATCGCCTATTTCGTCAGGGACGGTCAGGTTCACGCCGTCGCCGGCATGGAGCGCGAACGCGAACTGGCCGAGCTGGAGGAGCGCATGCGCCGGGAAGGACTGTGGCGGCTTTGA
- a CDS encoding adenosylcobalamin-dependent ribonucleoside-diphosphate reductase: MAALTGTPFPQEISRIVWESKYRAPGEADIWETWRRVAQAVASVEAEPEVWQARFLDLLADFKFLPGGRILAGAGTRRQVTLFNCFAMGPMEDSLDGIFEALKEGALTMQQGGGVGYDFSTLRPRGTRAESAGTVASGPVSFMHIFDVGCAVLLSTASRRGAMMATLRCDHPDVEEFVEAKRDPQVLRNFNLSVTVSDAFMAAVERDGDWPLVFPAEQLTPGSGEGSVLRDWPGYDKPVPCRILKTVRARRLWDRIMRATYEVAEPGVLFLDRINRLNNLHYCERIHTTNPCSELPLPPYGACDLGSINLVRFVREPFSNRARLDLDAIAALVPVVVRFLDDVIDLSGFPLERQRRRARATRRIGLGLTGLADALILLGLRYDSDAARRLAGKVMATICHAAYRASIALAREKGAFPLFEPRVYPQGPFVTRLPQDIRDGIAAHGLRNSHLLAIAPTGSISLLAGNVSSGLEPVFAWRYQRRLQLEGRECRLVEVTDPAWSLWRRRHGDGALPDFFVTATDLSPEAHLAMQAVLQRHVDSAISKTIHIPEDYPFEAFRDVYHRAYELGLKGCTTYRPNPVRGSVLVTERHCCDIDREGD, encoded by the coding sequence GTGGCGGCTTTGACCGGGACGCCATTTCCCCAGGAAATTTCCCGCATCGTCTGGGAAAGCAAGTACCGCGCTCCGGGCGAGGCCGACATCTGGGAAACCTGGCGGCGGGTGGCGCAGGCAGTGGCCAGTGTGGAAGCGGAGCCGGAGGTGTGGCAGGCCCGGTTCCTGGATTTGCTGGCGGATTTCAAATTCCTCCCCGGCGGCCGCATTCTCGCCGGCGCCGGCACCCGCCGCCAGGTGACCCTGTTCAACTGCTTCGCCATGGGGCCGATGGAGGACAGCCTCGACGGCATCTTCGAGGCCCTCAAGGAAGGCGCCCTGACCATGCAGCAGGGTGGCGGTGTCGGCTACGACTTTTCCACCCTGCGTCCCCGCGGCACCCGGGCCGAAAGCGCCGGCACCGTGGCTTCCGGGCCGGTGTCGTTCATGCACATCTTCGATGTCGGATGCGCGGTGCTGCTCTCCACCGCCAGCCGCCGCGGGGCAATGATGGCGACCTTGCGCTGCGACCATCCCGACGTGGAGGAATTCGTCGAGGCCAAGCGCGATCCCCAGGTTCTGCGCAATTTCAACTTGTCGGTGACCGTGTCCGATGCCTTCATGGCGGCGGTGGAACGGGACGGCGACTGGCCCTTGGTGTTTCCCGCCGAGCAGCTCACCCCCGGCAGCGGCGAGGGCAGTGTGCTGCGGGATTGGCCCGGTTACGACAAGCCGGTGCCGTGCCGGATTCTGAAGACCGTCAGGGCCCGCCGGCTGTGGGACCGGATCATGCGCGCCACCTACGAAGTGGCCGAGCCGGGCGTGCTGTTTCTCGACCGCATCAACCGGCTCAACAATCTCCATTACTGCGAGCGCATCCACACCACCAATCCCTGCTCCGAACTGCCGCTGCCGCCCTACGGCGCCTGCGACCTGGGCTCGATCAACTTGGTGCGGTTCGTGCGCGAACCCTTCAGCAACCGGGCCCGGCTGGATCTGGACGCCATCGCCGCCTTGGTGCCGGTGGTGGTGCGTTTTCTCGACGACGTCATCGACCTGTCCGGCTTTCCTCTGGAGAGGCAGCGCCGCCGCGCCCGCGCCACCCGCCGTATCGGCCTGGGACTGACCGGCCTGGCCGACGCCCTCATCCTCCTGGGGCTGCGTTACGACAGCGACGCCGCCCGCCGGTTGGCCGGGAAGGTGATGGCGACGATCTGTCACGCCGCCTATCGGGCTTCCATCGCCCTGGCCCGGGAAAAGGGCGCCTTTCCGTTGTTCGAACCCCGGGTCTATCCGCAGGGACCCTTCGTCACCCGATTGCCGCAGGACATCCGCGACGGCATCGCCGCCCACGGTCTGCGCAACAGCCATCTGCTCGCCATCGCCCCCACCGGCTCCATCAGCCTGCTGGCCGGCAACGTCTCCAGTGGCCTGGAGCCGGTGTTCGCCTGGCGCTACCAGCGCCGCCTGCAGCTGGAGGGCAGGGAATGCCGGCTGGTGGAGGTGACCGACCCCGCCTGGTCCCTGTGGCGACGGCGCCACGGCGACGGCGCCTTGCCGGATTTCTTCGTCACCGCCACGGACCTGTCTCCCGAGGCCCATCTGGCGATGCAGGCGGTGCTGCAGCGCCACGTGGACAGCGCCATCTCCAAGACCATCCATATCCCTGAGGATTATCCCTTCGAAGCCTTCCGCGACGTCTATCACCGCGCCTACGAGCTGGGCCTGAAGGGCTGCACCACGTATCGCCCCAATCCGGTCCGGGGCAGCGTCCTGGTGACCGAACGCCACTGCTGTGACATCGACCGGGAAGGGGATTGA
- a CDS encoding alpha/beta fold hydrolase, whose protein sequence is MKDSACRQWVTRPYPRWGESRFVAVPHRREPLHLLWQEAERPRGGLLLVHGMNEYSGRYRHVAAHFAAAWHLVGVDLHAHGLTNPVLRAADEVVRRGTARVDASAAFLAQADLRTLAPMREDFRSALAFLRRRCDGPLFVLAHSLGGLIAAQALLEEPHGVAGLVLFGPAFAVSRLPGWRGRLANPLIDVSFRAYEGCLIRRYVPACLATLPMEAVMELASLPGLRRLLTPCRPSWVLDCLTDWEAEKTRLREDGYIVTRTLLRWVVAIEKAIVCFRAHMAALRVPYFLVYAREDPITAAWGNEDFWHATRHNHPANRMLALPVPYHEQLFMKPPVPQRLLTEVTVWLAERAG, encoded by the coding sequence TTGAAAGACAGCGCCTGCCGCCAGTGGGTCACCCGCCCCTACCCCCGTTGGGGGGAGAGCCGTTTCGTTGCGGTTCCACACCGTCGGGAACCGCTGCACCTGCTGTGGCAGGAAGCCGAAAGGCCTCGGGGCGGCCTGCTGCTGGTGCACGGCATGAACGAATACAGCGGCCGTTACCGCCACGTTGCCGCCCATTTCGCCGCTGCTTGGCATCTTGTGGGGGTCGATCTCCATGCCCACGGACTGACCAATCCGGTGCTCCGTGCGGCGGACGAGGTTGTCCGTCGGGGGACGGCACGGGTCGATGCAAGCGCCGCCTTTCTGGCCCAGGCGGATCTGCGCACGCTGGCGCCGATGAGGGAAGATTTCCGCAGTGCCTTGGCGTTCCTGCGCCGCCGCTGTGACGGGCCGCTGTTCGTCCTGGCCCATAGCCTGGGGGGACTGATTGCCGCGCAGGCGTTGCTGGAGGAGCCGCACGGGGTCGCCGGTCTCGTTCTGTTCGGCCCGGCCTTCGCCGTCAGCCGGTTGCCCGGATGGCGCGGCCGGTTGGCCAACCCGCTGATCGACGTTTCGTTCCGGGCCTACGAGGGATGTTTGATTCGGCGGTATGTGCCGGCCTGTCTGGCCACGTTGCCGATGGAGGCGGTGATGGAACTGGCTTCTCTGCCGGGATTGCGCCGGCTGCTGACGCCCTGCCGCCCATCCTGGGTGCTGGACTGTCTCACCGACTGGGAGGCGGAAAAGACCCGTCTGCGTGAGGACGGCTACATCGTCACCCGGACTTTGTTGCGCTGGGTGGTGGCGATCGAGAAGGCCATCGTCTGCTTCCGGGCGCACATGGCGGCCTTGCGGGTGCCGTATTTTCTCGTTTACGCCCGGGAAGATCCCATCACCGCCGCTTGGGGCAACGAGGATTTCTGGCATGCGACCCGGCATAACCATCCGGCCAACCGGATGCTGGCCCTGCCGGTTCCTTATCACGAGCAGTTGTTCATGAAACCGCCCGTTCCCCAGCGGCTTTTGACCGAAGTGACGGTCTGGCTGGCGGAACGGGCGGGTTGA
- a CDS encoding HPF/RaiA family ribosome-associated protein, producing MQIPLQVTFRGLPHSDAMEAKIQEKAQKLERYYDKITSCRVMVERTHHKHQKGDLYHVRIDLTVPGKEIVISREHHDNHAYEDAYVAIRDAFQAAARQLEEYARIQRGEVKGRGSHKAALE from the coding sequence ATGCAGATACCATTGCAGGTCACCTTCCGCGGATTGCCGCATTCCGACGCCATGGAAGCCAAGATTCAGGAAAAAGCGCAAAAGCTGGAACGCTACTACGACAAGATCACCAGCTGCCGCGTCATGGTGGAGCGCACCCACCACAAGCATCAAAAGGGCGATCTGTATCACGTCCGCATCGACCTGACCGTACCGGGAAAGGAAATCGTCATCAGCCGCGAACACCACGACAACCACGCCTACGAGGACGCCTACGTCGCCATCCGCGACGCCTTCCAGGCCGCCGCCCGTCAGCTGGAGGAATACGCCCGCATCCAGCGCGGCGAAGTCAAGGGCCGGGGCAGCCACAAAGCCGCCCTGGAGTGA
- a CDS encoding DUF2231 domain-containing protein: MTFIVEIFPGLREMMNLHPVWVHFPIAFLSVFFLVDLLAAVFRSRALFVVANWLLGLGALGAVVAAAFGLQAALTVPHPPQVHEILETHRYFALNATALAWLLLIWRLLNRGRFWLVGRLFHSLLALFMVLNLMLAADYGGLMVYKHGVGVKAVPAWPPGASGHRHGSAWDELREWMHEIIPHSHAPGHEHHHHAH, from the coding sequence ATGACCTTCATTGTAGAGATTTTTCCCGGTTTGCGGGAGATGATGAACTTGCACCCCGTCTGGGTGCATTTTCCCATCGCCTTTCTCAGCGTCTTTTTTCTCGTCGATCTGCTCGCGGCGGTTTTTCGCAGCCGCGCCCTGTTCGTGGTGGCCAACTGGCTGTTGGGGTTGGGAGCGCTGGGGGCCGTCGTCGCGGCCGCTTTCGGGCTGCAGGCGGCGTTGACCGTTCCCCACCCGCCGCAGGTCCACGAGATCCTGGAAACCCACCGTTACTTCGCCCTCAACGCCACCGCCCTGGCCTGGCTGCTGTTGATCTGGCGTTTGCTCAACCGCGGCCGCTTCTGGCTGGTCGGCAGGCTGTTCCATTCGCTGCTGGCGCTGTTCATGGTACTCAATCTGATGCTGGCGGCCGATTACGGCGGGCTGATGGTGTACAAGCATGGCGTCGGGGTGAAGGCGGTGCCGGCCTGGCCGCCCGGCGCCTCAGGCCATCGTCACGGTAGCGCTTGGGATGAGCTCCGGGAATGGATGCACGAAATCATTCCCCACAGCCACGCGCCCGGGCATGAGCACCATCACCACGCTCACTGA
- a CDS encoding sulfite exporter TauE/SafE family protein — protein MPARLKRWLGLAFGLLGILFIVWLDARSGFHSHHPLSQVNYALALMIGFMTSFHCVGMCGALVLSYTTQDAALGRPRYLSHFWYGLGKTLSYTAIGAAFAALGGIVAFTPGLRGAIAIAAGIFLVLFGLNLLGIVRLRVQLRTPPALMRFIGRQYKKRSHPFVIGLLNGLMIVCGPLQAMYILAAGTSDPRQGAALLFCFGIGTLPVMLGFGVFASTLSKSVGPVLVKFSSVVVILMGAVMLNRGLILTRSDYDIASLIARAETWVSRMRSPVKPLRIVRMQVTAEDFEPDHFVLQVGVPVRWEIQVAENAFCRSELEVPSFGLKIALTPGLHAVEFAPPRTGLILWRCTEPQRWGAFTVQ, from the coding sequence ATGCCTGCAAGGTTAAAACGCTGGCTCGGCCTGGCCTTCGGCCTGCTGGGCATCCTGTTCATCGTCTGGCTCGACGCCCGGTCGGGCTTTCACAGCCACCACCCCCTGTCCCAGGTCAATTACGCCTTGGCGCTCATGATCGGCTTCATGACCAGTTTCCACTGCGTGGGCATGTGTGGCGCCCTGGTGCTGAGCTACACCACCCAGGATGCCGCCCTGGGACGGCCCCGCTATCTCTCCCACTTCTGGTACGGTCTGGGAAAGACCCTGTCCTACACCGCCATCGGTGCGGCATTTGCCGCACTCGGCGGCATCGTCGCCTTCACCCCGGGCTTGAGGGGGGCGATCGCCATCGCCGCCGGGATCTTTCTGGTCCTGTTCGGCCTCAACCTGCTGGGCATCGTCCGCCTGCGGGTACAGCTGCGCACCCCCCCGGCGCTGATGCGTTTTATCGGCCGCCAGTACAAGAAGCGCAGCCACCCTTTCGTCATCGGCCTGCTCAACGGCTTGATGATCGTCTGCGGGCCGCTGCAGGCCATGTACATCCTCGCCGCCGGCACCAGCGATCCGCGCCAAGGGGCGGCGCTGCTGTTCTGTTTCGGCATCGGCACCCTGCCGGTGATGCTGGGTTTCGGGGTCTTCGCCAGCACCCTGTCCAAGAGCGTCGGGCCGGTGCTGGTGAAATTCTCCAGCGTGGTGGTGATCCTGATGGGGGCGGTGATGCTCAACCGCGGCCTGATCCTGACCCGCAGCGATTACGATATTGCCAGCCTGATCGCCCGCGCCGAAACCTGGGTGAGCCGGATGCGCTCCCCGGTAAAACCGCTGCGGATCGTCCGCATGCAGGTCACCGCCGAGGATTTCGAACCGGACCACTTCGTGCTTCAGGTCGGCGTACCGGTGCGCTGGGAAATCCAGGTGGCGGAAAACGCCTTCTGCCGCAGTGAACTGGAAGTGCCCAGCTTCGGGCTGAAGATCGCGCTGACGCCGGGCCTGCATGCGGTGGAATTCGCCCCGCCCCGCACCGGGCTGATCCTGTGGCGCTGCACCGAACCCCAACGCTGGGGGGCGTTCACGGTTCAGTGA
- a CDS encoding heavy metal translocating P-type ATPase metal-binding domain-containing protein gives MSEEKPSCDLCSLPVEIPDFELKTKDGVKRFCCEGCLGIYRMLHEDEIVEDPQTAEEKTK, from the coding sequence ATGAGCGAAGAAAAACCCAGCTGCGATCTCTGTTCCCTGCCGGTGGAAATCCCCGATTTCGAATTGAAGACCAAAGACGGCGTCAAGCGCTTCTGCTGCGAGGGCTGTCTGGGGATCTACCGCATGCTGCACGAGGACGAGATCGTCGAAGATCCGCAAACCGCGGAAGAAAAAACCAAGTAG